The Anopheles merus strain MAF chromosome 2L, AmerM5.1, whole genome shotgun sequence genome has a segment encoding these proteins:
- the LOC121592814 gene encoding flocculation protein FLO11-like gives MARFVQVLALVAFGLASALGQDASSEASTVSPQAIFDLSEDDFKLWISGRQPKAWEGEASSSGTTTTPASTPRTTTPASVFRTTSTSTTPAPSSILTTTTSTTTTSPFDSFPPSDGKSWFEEEEGDTATPRPDVLGEQFKPAGEDFAQWLERQMNRVQQVTFVPQTTLTGDQLPGAGLVTRLTTNRNRIPATTFQPVTDYVPVTTTPPPPPPSPSSHQTSAPAYLPVEQVTHAPAATIPAPLDLHQWLRDQLQTSQRLTNNLLAQWTPGGAIVRSDGHHYTPNAVSYQSSALIHGLQGVSHSGHVRHEPVVAVHTTATPIRRVFYPAGSFIYSQAAPVPQYGSFVGHYKTPLVIKYQ, from the coding sequence CTTGCCCTGGTGGCCTTCGGCCTGGCGAGCGCTTTGGGACAGGACGCGTCCAGCGAAGCCAGCACCGTGTCTCCCCAAGCTATCTTCGATCTCTCGGAGGATGACTTCAAACTTTGGATCTCCGGACGACAACCAAAGGCCTGGGAAGGAGAAGCTTCTTCAAGCGGCACTACAACAACCCCAGCAAGCACTCCGAGAACGACAACGCCCGCATCCGTTTTCCGAACGACATCCACCTCGACGACACCTGCTCCATCAAGCATCCTGACCACTAcgacctccaccaccaccaccagccccTTCGATAGTTTCCCTCCGTCCGATGGAAAGTCCTGGTTTGAGGAGGAGGAAGGCGACACGGCGACACCCCGCCCGGACGTGCTCGGCGAACAGTTCAAACCGGCCGGCGAAGACTTTGCCCAGTGGCTCGAGCGTCAGATGAACCGTGTGCAGCAGGTGACGTTCGTTCCGCAGACGACCTTGACGGGGGATCAGCTGCCGGGAGCAGGGCTCGTCACCCGTTTGACAACCAACCGAAACCGGATTCCCGCTACCACCTTCCAGCCGGTGACGGATTACGTCCCAGtaaccacaacaccaccaccaccaccaccatctccATCTTCACATCAGACCTCAGCTCCCGCCTATCTTCCGGTAGAGCAAGTGACCCATGCTCCTGCAGCCACGATCCCTGCCCCACTCGACCTGCACCAGTGGCTTCGCGATCAGCTGCAAACTTCTCAGCGGCTGACGAATAATCTGCTTGCTCAGTGGACACCCGGTGGTGCGATCGTTAGGTCAGATGGTCATCACTACACGCCGAACGCTGTATCCTACCAATCTTCGGCCCTCATTCACGGACTTCAGGGTGTGTCTCACAGTGGGCATGTGCGTCATGAGCCTGTGGTGGCTGTTCACACAACCGCCACACCGATCCGTCGTGTGTTCTATCCCGCGGGAAGCTTCATCTATTCCCAGGCGGCTCCAGTGCCTCAGTATGGTTCGTTCGTGGGCCACTACAAGACGCCActggtcatcaaataccagTGA
- the LOC121592439 gene encoding cuticle protein-like gives MFRLVVLSALLAVAAAAPGAHLVHSAPLAYSTVVAAAPALVAQKEISYQKSIVEEPAVAHVGTVVKTVPTGVTHTSSAVVHDTKVREDVYAPAVKKTVVSTPVEKTTYVQAAAPVVHAAPAVYAAPVQTVYAAAPVAKTYAYAAPVEKTYAYAAPVAKTYTYAAAPAAISYEAAPVAYAAPLKTAYVSSYPSVYAAPAVYANQWH, from the exons atgtTCCGATTG GTGGTGTTGTCCGCTCTTCTTGCCGTTGCCGCTGCCGCTCCCGGTGCCCACCTGGTGCACTCGGCTCCGCTCGCCTACTCGACCgtggttgctgctgcgccCGCCCTCGTCGCCCAGAAGGAGATCTCGTACCAGAAGAGCATCGTGGAGGAGCCGGCCGTGGCGCACGTTGGCACCGTGGTCAAGACCGTCCCGACCGGAGTGACGCACACTAGCTCTGCCGTCGTGCACGACACCAAGGTGCGCGAGGATGTGTACGCCCCGGCCGTGAAGAAGACCGTCGTGTCGACGCCGGTCGAGAAGACGACCTACGTCCAGGCTGCCGCCCCGGTTGTCCACGCCGCTCCGGCTGTGTATGCTGCCCCGGTCCAGACCGTCTACGCTGCTGCCCCAGTTGCCAAGACCTACGCTTATGCTGCTCCGGTGGAGAAGACCTACGCTTATGCTGCTCCAGTTGCCAAGACCTACACGTATGCTGCTGCCCCGGCTGCCATTTCGTACGAGGCTGCTCCCGTTGCGTACGCCGCTCCCCTGAAGACGGCCTACGTCAGCAGCTACCCGTCGGTGTACGCCGCCCCGGCCGTCTATGCTAACCAGTGGCACTAA